TCTATGGAAACAAAAATAGTCCGAAGTGTCTCTGAATTCAATAGTGAACTGAGATTGCAGGGATTTAAAGCATTTCAGATTGAGGATGACAGTAATGCTACACGTGTTTATAGTCGTAAAGATTTCTTTAAAATATGCCTTACAACTGGTAAAAGTAAGATTCATTACGCAGATAAAAGCTTTGAACAGGAAGGCACGATACTATTTTTTGGGAACCCGCATATCCCCTATTCCTGGGAAACCATTTCTACGACCTATGCAGGTTATACATGCTTGTTTTCGGAAGACTTTTTAAAACAGGCCGACCGCGCGGAAAGCTTGCAGCAATCGCCGTTCTTTAAAATCGGAGGTACACCTGTCTTAAAAATCACTGAGGATCAACGCTTGTTCCTTAACACACTTTTCGAGAAGATGATCGAAGAGCAAGAAAGTGATTATACGTTTAAAGATGAACTCATACGCAATTACATCAACTTGATCATTCACGAAGCCCTTAAACTTCAGCCGTCAGAAGTGTATACCCCTACCAAGAATGGTACAGCACGTATCGCATCGGTGTTTTTGGAACTATTAGAACGTCAATTTCCAATCGAAACACCTGCAAGTCCGCTCAAAATGAGAACAGCGCAAGATTATGCGCAAAACCTCAACATCCATGTCAACTATCTGAATCGTGCTGTAAAAGAAATTACGGGCAAATCTACAACGACGCTGATTTCAAAAAGAATCTTGACAGAAGCAAAAGCCCTACTGCAACATACAGACTGGAATATTTCAGAGATAGCCAGCGCACTGGGATTTGAATATCCTACTTATTTCAATAACTTCTTTAAAAAACTGACGGGAACAAACCCGAAATCGCTCCGGGAATCTGAGGTTTGAAATTCTTAAGTTTTAGTTTGATAATCGTTAACACCTCCCCTTTATACTGATCTACCTTTGTATCTGTAATAATTAATGTAATACAGATATGAAAATAGCAGCAACATTATTGGTCTTGTCTTTCCTGTTTTCTGATAGGACTTCCGCGCAGCATGTACAATCAAACCAAAATTTAAAACCGATGAATAGTTCGTCAGATCATTATACTTTTCAATTAAGCGATAAGGTAACCCGCAAAAAAGTAAGTTTTAAAAACCGTTATGGCATCACACTTTCTGGCGATTTATACATCCCTAAAAACACAGACAACACAGTGCTACCGGCACTTGCCATCAGTGGCCCTTTTGGTGCAGTGAAAGAACAATCTTCTGGATTGTATGCCAACCAAATGGCGGAAAGAGGATTTATTGCCTTGGCGTTCGACCCTTCCTACACTGGTGAAAGCAGCGGTTCACCTCGTAACGTAGCATCGCCAGATATCAACACCGAAGATTTCAGCGCAGCTGCAGACTTTCTAGGGCTGCAGAAAAACATTGACAGGAGCAAAATCGGAATCATTGGCATCTGTGGATTTGCTGGTTTTGCATTAAATGCAACGGCAGTAGACAAACGTATTAAAGCAGTAGCAACGACCAGTATGTACGATATGACGCGCGTCATGTCAAAAGGCTATAACGATGTGATAACTGCTGCGCAACGTACGCAAACATTGGAACAATTAGGCCTGCAGCGCTGGAAAGATGCCGAAAGCGGATCTTACGCATCTTCAACAAACAATTTACCGGAAAAATTGACTGGCAGTGAGCCTCAGTTTGTCAAGGAATATTTTGATTATTATAAAACAGCTCGTGGATTTC
The DNA window shown above is from Sphingobacterium thalpophilum and carries:
- a CDS encoding helix-turn-helix transcriptional regulator, coding for METKIVRSVSEFNSELRLQGFKAFQIEDDSNATRVYSRKDFFKICLTTGKSKIHYADKSFEQEGTILFFGNPHIPYSWETISTTYAGYTCLFSEDFLKQADRAESLQQSPFFKIGGTPVLKITEDQRLFLNTLFEKMIEEQESDYTFKDELIRNYINLIIHEALKLQPSEVYTPTKNGTARIASVFLELLERQFPIETPASPLKMRTAQDYAQNLNIHVNYLNRAVKEITGKSTTTLISKRILTEAKALLQHTDWNISEIASALGFEYPTYFNNFFKKLTGTNPKSLRESEV
- a CDS encoding alpha/beta hydrolase, producing MKIAATLLVLSFLFSDRTSAQHVQSNQNLKPMNSSSDHYTFQLSDKVTRKKVSFKNRYGITLSGDLYIPKNTDNTVLPALAISGPFGAVKEQSSGLYANQMAERGFIALAFDPSYTGESSGSPRNVASPDINTEDFSAAADFLGLQKNIDRSKIGIIGICGFAGFALNATAVDKRIKAVATTSMYDMTRVMSKGYNDVITAAQRTQTLEQLGLQRWKDAESGSYASSTNNLPEKLTGSEPQFVKEYFDYYKTARGFHPRSINSNASWTATSPLSFMNMPILSYIKEIEPRPMLIIAGENAHSRYFSEDAYKAATEPKELMIIPNAVHVDLYDQFDKIPFDKLTAFFIANLK